A genome region from Nocardia sp. NBC_01730 includes the following:
- a CDS encoding 8-amino-7-oxononanoate synthase, with translation MTTDPLSWLDERAAARVSAGLRRELRPRAPRAPSIDLASNDYLGLVRHPEVIEGAIGAVRRWGAGSTGSRLVTGTTAEHELLEAELAEFVGAEAGLVFASGYAANLGAVTALTGRGSLVVSDVGSHASLVDACRLSRARVEVAPHCDVTAVDRLLSARTEERALVLTDSVFSADGDLAPLAELHRVTRANGAVLLVDEAHGLGVRGTGGRGLVHEVGLAGAPDLVITATLSKSLAAQGGVVLAGARVRAHLIDTARTFIFDTGLAPAAVGAARAALRLLGNEPELAGRVLERAADIARIAGVPAPDSAVVSVVLGAAEVAFDAAQACRARGLDVGCFRPPSVPEGTSRLRLTARADLTAAELDIIATVLGDVLAEVRDLDAVPA, from the coding sequence GTGACTACCGATCCGTTGAGCTGGTTGGACGAACGCGCCGCCGCGCGGGTGAGCGCGGGACTGCGTCGTGAGCTACGCCCCCGTGCCCCGCGGGCGCCGTCGATCGACCTCGCTTCCAACGACTACCTCGGTCTGGTGCGCCATCCCGAGGTGATCGAGGGCGCGATCGGGGCGGTGCGCCGCTGGGGCGCGGGGTCCACGGGGTCTCGCCTGGTCACCGGCACCACCGCCGAGCACGAGCTGCTAGAGGCCGAACTGGCCGAATTCGTCGGCGCCGAAGCGGGACTCGTGTTCGCCTCCGGGTATGCGGCAAACCTCGGCGCGGTCACCGCGCTGACCGGACGTGGCTCGCTCGTTGTCTCCGACGTGGGTAGTCACGCGTCGCTCGTCGACGCGTGCAGGCTCTCGCGGGCCCGGGTGGAGGTCGCGCCGCACTGCGACGTCACGGCGGTGGACCGGCTGCTCTCGGCCCGCACGGAGGAGCGCGCGCTCGTGCTCACCGACTCGGTGTTCAGCGCCGACGGCGATCTCGCGCCGCTGGCCGAGCTGCATCGGGTGACCAGGGCGAACGGCGCGGTGCTCCTCGTGGACGAGGCGCACGGCCTCGGTGTGCGCGGCACGGGCGGGCGTGGGCTCGTGCACGAAGTCGGCTTGGCCGGTGCGCCGGATCTGGTGATCACCGCGACGCTGTCGAAATCCCTTGCCGCGCAAGGCGGCGTGGTGCTGGCCGGCGCACGGGTGCGTGCCCACCTGATCGACACCGCGCGCACGTTCATCTTCGACACCGGCCTCGCGCCCGCCGCCGTCGGCGCGGCGCGGGCCGCGCTGCGCCTGCTGGGCAATGAACCCGAACTCGCCGGCCGGGTACTCGAGCGCGCCGCCGACATCGCCCGGATCGCCGGTGTGCCCGCCCCGGATTCGGCGGTGGTGTCGGTCGTGCTCGGCGCCGCCGAGGTCGCCTTCGACGCCGCGCAGGCGTGCCGGGCGCGGGGGCTCGACGTGGGCTGTTTCCGTCCTCCGTCGGTCCCGGAGGGCACCTCCCGGTTACGGCTGACGGCGCGTGCCGACCTCACCGCGGCCGAACTCGACATCATCGCGACGGTGCTCGGCGACGTGTTGGCCGAGGTACGTGATCTGGATGCGGTGCCAGCATGA
- the bioD gene encoding dethiobiotin synthase, with protein sequence MSVLLITGTSTDVGKTVVTAAIAAAALAGGRSVAVCKPGQTGVAPGEPGDLAEIERLSGVMRTVELARYPDPLAPDTAARRAGLPELTLAETAAAVDSLAAAADLVLVEGAGGLLVRLGDFTLVDLAQKLGAPVLVVTAAGLGTLNHTELTTRALYSAGVRCAGLVIGAWPTEPDLAAECNRTDLPRVTGVDLVGAVPAGAGRWDRERFMTAAASWFEPAWSPL encoded by the coding sequence ATGAGTGTCCTGCTGATCACCGGAACGTCCACAGACGTCGGTAAAACCGTCGTCACCGCCGCGATCGCCGCCGCCGCGCTGGCGGGCGGTCGCTCGGTCGCGGTGTGCAAACCGGGCCAAACCGGCGTCGCCCCTGGTGAACCCGGCGATCTCGCCGAGATAGAGCGTCTCAGCGGTGTCATGCGGACGGTCGAACTCGCCCGTTACCCCGACCCGCTGGCGCCCGACACCGCCGCCCGGAGGGCCGGTTTGCCGGAACTCACCCTCGCCGAGACCGCCGCCGCCGTCGACTCCCTCGCCGCCGCCGCCGACCTCGTCCTGGTCGAAGGCGCGGGCGGATTGCTGGTCCGCCTAGGCGATTTCACCCTCGTCGACCTCGCGCAGAAACTCGGCGCACCCGTCCTGGTGGTCACCGCGGCCGGACTCGGCACGCTCAACCACACCGAATTGACCACTCGTGCCCTGTATTCGGCGGGCGTGCGCTGCGCGGGCCTGGTGATCGGCGCCTGGCCGACCGAGCCGGACCTTGCGGCCGAGTGCAACCGGACAGACCTGCCACGGGTGACCGGCGTCGATCTGGTCGGCGCGGTGCCCGCGGGCGCGGGCCGCTGGGACCGCGAGCGGTTCATGACCGCCGCGGCCAGTTGGTTCGAGCCCGCCTGGTCGCCCTTGTGA
- a CDS encoding MFS transporter, with translation MSRSRLYTDRNFMLLWSGNALSLTGFHGVRIAYPMLVLAVTGSPVAAGWAGFALSIPGLIFQIPAGMVADRADRLRILQLCQVLGLAGTCLAAAAASARPPGLGLILAGTAFVEGSAYVFVSLSELGMVRDLVSVEQRPAAFSFLEAQQSIANLVGRATGAAMYGVTRWLPFIANAASYLYCLAALSRIRSKSAASRESAESTGRTNGRDIAAGMRIVWADPLLRTSTLLIGASNVVIQVVLLLILVELKTNGRPAWVAGVVLGMSGVGGMLGAVMGTWITARFSAERAYRGALWMWTALLVPIALSANPILLAMSWGGIGGVTVASYIALTVYRVSVIPEQVLGRALGTISLVSEGAVALGALGAGYLVSTLGIVATRWAMLAAMLVLAVRGSTVTPTPSPEMAVGRAR, from the coding sequence ATGAGTAGGTCGCGCCTCTACACGGACCGGAACTTCATGCTGCTGTGGTCCGGAAACGCCCTGTCGCTGACGGGGTTTCACGGCGTCCGAATCGCCTACCCGATGCTTGTGCTCGCAGTGACCGGTTCGCCGGTGGCGGCTGGGTGGGCCGGATTCGCGCTGAGTATTCCGGGCCTGATCTTCCAGATTCCGGCAGGCATGGTCGCCGACCGGGCCGATAGGCTACGAATTCTTCAGCTGTGCCAAGTCCTCGGGTTGGCCGGAACGTGCCTAGCCGCCGCGGCGGCCTCGGCCCGGCCTCCTGGTCTCGGCCTGATCCTCGCCGGTACGGCATTCGTCGAGGGCAGCGCGTATGTCTTCGTCAGCCTGAGCGAGCTGGGCATGGTGCGCGATCTGGTTTCAGTCGAACAGCGCCCGGCCGCATTCTCGTTCCTCGAGGCTCAGCAATCGATCGCCAATCTGGTCGGGCGAGCGACCGGGGCCGCAATGTACGGTGTCACCCGCTGGCTGCCGTTCATCGCCAACGCCGCGTCCTACCTGTACTGTTTGGCCGCGCTGTCCCGGATCCGATCGAAGTCCGCTGCGTCGAGGGAATCCGCGGAGTCCACCGGCCGTACGAACGGGCGGGATATCGCGGCGGGTATGCGCATCGTGTGGGCCGATCCGCTGCTTCGAACCTCGACGTTGCTGATCGGGGCCTCGAACGTCGTCATCCAGGTCGTGCTGCTGTTGATCCTGGTAGAGCTGAAAACCAACGGCCGGCCGGCCTGGGTCGCCGGTGTCGTGCTCGGCATGTCCGGGGTAGGCGGAATGCTCGGCGCAGTCATGGGGACATGGATCACCGCCCGCTTCTCCGCGGAACGTGCCTATCGAGGAGCCCTATGGATGTGGACCGCGCTTCTCGTGCCGATTGCGTTGAGCGCCAACCCTATTCTGCTTGCCATGAGTTGGGGCGGCATCGGCGGCGTCACCGTCGCCAGCTATATCGCACTGACCGTCTACCGGGTGAGCGTCATCCCGGAGCAGGTCCTCGGACGCGCGCTCGGGACGATATCGCTGGTCTCCGAGGGCGCCGTGGCACTCGGCGCGCTCGGCGCGGGCTACCTGGTTTCCACCCTCGGGATCGTTGCCACCCGGTGGGCGATGCTTGCCGCGATGCTCGTCCTTGCGGTGCGCGGGAGTACTGTCACCCCTACCCCATCGCCCGAAATGGCAGTCGGTCGTGCGCGCTGA